In Nodosilinea sp. PGN35, one DNA window encodes the following:
- a CDS encoding Bax inhibitor-1 family protein gives MSNTSNFREAISKARGQSLVGPNVVKNALPFVGGGLILTALGSFGGLSVMASNPTIFMPTFWVAFIAQIALFFVAMNVAAKGNNSTALPLLATYSLLTGYTLSGLLAVALGTAGVGVTGIGAAALACGVVFIAARQIGSNLSEEDGLALTKTVGVGIVAVLLAVVGQFIFALFGGPIPQFLDIAISGLGVLVFCGASVVDFFVLPRTYKDEQYLSAALSMYLTYINLFVFILRLLIAINRD, from the coding sequence TTGAGTAATACGAGCAATTTTCGTGAAGCTATCAGCAAGGCCAGGGGGCAAAGCCTGGTCGGTCCCAACGTTGTCAAAAACGCCCTGCCCTTTGTCGGTGGCGGGCTGATTTTGACCGCCTTGGGCTCCTTTGGCGGCCTCAGCGTGATGGCCAGCAACCCGACCATCTTTATGCCCACCTTTTGGGTGGCGTTCATTGCCCAAATAGCACTGTTTTTTGTGGCGATGAACGTCGCTGCTAAGGGCAACAACAGCACCGCGCTACCCCTGCTGGCCACCTATAGCCTGCTCACTGGCTACACCCTCAGCGGCCTGCTGGCCGTTGCCCTGGGTACGGCTGGAGTTGGCGTTACCGGCATTGGGGCCGCCGCCTTGGCCTGCGGGGTTGTGTTTATTGCCGCTCGGCAAATTGGCTCCAACCTCTCAGAAGAGGATGGCCTTGCCCTGACCAAAACCGTTGGCGTCGGCATTGTAGCCGTGCTGCTGGCGGTGGTTGGGCAGTTCATCTTTGCGCTGTTTGGCGGCCCCATTCCCCAGTTCCTCGACATTGCCATCTCTGGCCTTGGCGTACTGGTATTTTGCGGTGCTTCGGTGGTCGATTTCTTTGTTTTGCCCCGCACCTACAAAGACGAGCAGTACCTGTCGGCGGCGCTGTCGATGTACCTCACCTACATCAACCTGTTTGTTTTCATTCTGCGTCTGCTGATTGCCATCAACCGCGATTAG
- the gatA gene encoding Asp-tRNA(Asn)/Glu-tRNA(Gln) amidotransferase subunit GatA — protein MSVIRALHQQLVSKERSAVEITQGYLDQIAAMEPQIHSYLTVTGEQALAQAAQVDARLAAGEDIGPLTGIPIALKDNLCTRGVRTTCGSKILENFVPPYESTVTEKLRQAGAIALGKTNLDEFAMGSSTENSAYQLTGNPWDVTRVPGGSSGGSAAAVAAGECAVALGSDTGGSIRQPASFCGVVGLKPTYGLVSRFGLVAYASSLDQIGPLAPTVEDAALLLQGIAGHDPKDSTSLNVQVPDYTQCLKPDLKGRKVGIITETFAAEGIDPAVRAATEQAIQQLKALGAEIQEISCPRFAYGLPTYYIIAPSEASSNLARYDGVKYGVRNNSDSLMSMYTKTRAEGFGAEVKRRIMIGTYALSAGYYDAYYLKAQKVRTLIKQDFEAAFGQVDVLVCPTAPTTAFRAGEKVDDPLSMYLSDLMTIPVNLAGLPGLSLPCGFDDQGLPIGLQLIGNALREDLLFEVGYAYEQATEWHNRLPKERL, from the coding sequence ATGTCTGTCATCCGCGCTCTGCATCAACAGTTGGTCAGTAAAGAACGCTCTGCGGTAGAGATTACCCAGGGCTACCTCGACCAGATTGCAGCCATGGAACCCCAGATTCACAGCTATCTGACCGTCACTGGTGAGCAGGCCCTGGCCCAAGCCGCCCAGGTGGACGCTCGCCTCGCCGCCGGGGAAGACATTGGCCCGTTGACCGGCATTCCCATTGCCCTGAAGGACAACCTCTGCACTCGGGGGGTACGCACTACCTGCGGCTCGAAGATTCTTGAAAATTTTGTGCCTCCCTACGAGTCAACGGTGACCGAGAAACTGCGGCAGGCGGGGGCGATCGCCCTGGGCAAGACCAACCTCGACGAGTTTGCCATGGGCAGCTCCACCGAGAACTCTGCTTACCAGCTCACCGGCAACCCCTGGGATGTGACTCGGGTGCCGGGGGGCTCTTCCGGGGGCTCTGCCGCCGCCGTAGCGGCTGGGGAATGTGCGGTGGCCCTGGGGTCAGATACGGGGGGCTCCATTCGCCAGCCCGCCTCCTTTTGTGGGGTGGTTGGGCTCAAGCCCACCTACGGTTTGGTGTCGCGCTTTGGTCTGGTGGCCTACGCGTCATCCCTCGATCAAATTGGCCCGCTGGCCCCCACGGTAGAAGATGCGGCGCTGCTGCTCCAGGGCATTGCTGGCCACGATCCCAAAGACTCTACCAGTCTGAATGTCCAGGTTCCCGACTACACCCAATGTCTCAAGCCTGACCTCAAGGGCCGCAAAGTTGGCATCATTACCGAAACCTTTGCCGCCGAGGGCATTGATCCCGCCGTTCGGGCTGCTACCGAGCAGGCCATTCAGCAGCTCAAGGCGCTCGGTGCTGAGATTCAAGAGATCTCCTGCCCGCGCTTTGCCTACGGTCTGCCCACCTACTACATCATCGCTCCCTCGGAAGCGTCTTCAAACCTGGCTCGCTACGACGGGGTGAAGTACGGCGTGCGCAACAACAGCGACAGTCTGATGTCAATGTATACCAAAACCCGGGCTGAGGGCTTTGGGGCCGAGGTGAAGCGACGCATTATGATCGGCACCTACGCTCTGTCGGCGGGCTACTACGATGCCTACTATCTCAAGGCCCAAAAGGTGCGCACCCTAATCAAACAAGACTTTGAGGCCGCCTTTGGCCAAGTGGATGTGCTGGTATGCCCTACGGCCCCCACCACCGCCTTTAGGGCGGGCGAAAAGGTAGATGACCCGCTCAGCATGTATCTGTCTGACCTAATGACGATTCCGGTCAACCTGGCGGGGCTGCCGGGGCTCAGCCTGCCCTGCGGCTTTGACGACCAGGGATTGCCCATTGGTCTGCAACTGATTGGCAACGCCCTGCGGGAAGATCTGTTGTTTGAGGTGGGCTACGCCTACGAGCAGGCTACGGAGTGGCACAACCGCCTGCCCAAGGAGCGGTTGTAG
- a CDS encoding alpha/beta hydrolase, producing MPIVKFLVGILGIAGGIYLALCGWLWFAQRRLMYLPSPVIEVTPTAFGVAYEDVWIPVDGPWGGQIHGWWLPASAGSELTILYLHGNAGNVSSNLAKALQLRSLGVSVLAIDYRGYGQSSGPFPSEQQLYDDALAAWQFLQAERGVMPHQLVVYGHSLGGAIGIELARRVPHLAGLVIEASFTSMADMASLSHYNRWFPVRQLLTQRFDSITKVKHLKVPTLYLHGMADLSVPATMGEALYQATQGPKSLWLVPKADHNDLPDWAGDEFKQRLHQFLQDYVLVQH from the coding sequence ATGCCCATCGTCAAATTTCTGGTCGGCATTCTGGGCATTGCAGGGGGCATCTACCTGGCGCTCTGTGGCTGGCTGTGGTTCGCCCAGCGGCGGCTGATGTATTTGCCGAGTCCGGTGATCGAGGTCACGCCCACCGCGTTTGGTGTAGCCTACGAAGATGTTTGGATTCCGGTGGATGGGCCTTGGGGGGGCCAAATTCACGGCTGGTGGCTGCCGGCCAGTGCTGGCAGTGAGCTGACTATTTTGTATCTCCACGGCAATGCTGGCAATGTCTCTAGCAATTTGGCTAAGGCATTGCAGCTGCGATCGCTGGGGGTTTCGGTACTGGCCATCGACTATCGCGGCTACGGCCAGAGTTCTGGCCCTTTTCCCTCCGAACAGCAGCTCTACGACGACGCCCTAGCCGCCTGGCAGTTTTTACAGGCCGAGCGGGGGGTTATGCCCCACCAGCTGGTGGTCTACGGCCACTCTCTGGGCGGGGCTATTGGCATTGAGCTGGCTCGCCGGGTGCCTCATCTGGCGGGGCTGGTGATAGAAGCTTCCTTTACCTCCATGGCCGATATGGCTAGCCTTTCCCACTACAATCGCTGGTTCCCGGTGCGTCAGCTGCTCACCCAACGGTTTGATTCCATCACTAAAGTCAAACATCTCAAGGTTCCCACCCTGTATCTGCACGGGATGGCAGATCTCTCCGTACCGGCTACCATGGGCGAGGCCCTCTACCAGGCTACCCAGGGCCCCAAATCTCTTTGGCTGGTGCCCAAGGCCGACCACAACGACCTGCCTGACTGGGCTGGCGATGAGTTTAAGCAGCGGCTGCACCAATTTTTGCAGGATTACGTCCTGGTGCAGCACTAA
- a CDS encoding exopolysaccharide biosynthesis protein, translating into MARLSTELNRYFFEEVTTPQVSLKEILTLAGERTFGFLFVVLALPSALPIPAPGYSTPFGIVIFLLALQLIAGRTRLWMPEGWNHRQFDLVSVQKIVKAGTPWLRRLEAISRPRLTFVCTTLPGRTVIGIAIALMAISMMLPIPLTNTLPAIGIFVTGFGLLDDDGAISLGGLVLCLMGGILTTLILTFGYEAVKAGIDFIRSGGL; encoded by the coding sequence ATGGCCCGTCTTTCTACCGAACTGAACCGCTACTTTTTTGAAGAAGTCACTACGCCCCAGGTCTCCCTCAAAGAAATTTTGACCCTGGCTGGGGAACGCACCTTTGGCTTTTTGTTCGTGGTGCTGGCGCTGCCGTCGGCGCTGCCCATCCCGGCCCCTGGTTATTCGACCCCCTTCGGCATTGTGATATTTCTGCTGGCCCTACAGCTAATTGCCGGGCGCACTCGCCTCTGGATGCCTGAGGGTTGGAACCACAGACAATTTGATTTGGTCTCGGTACAAAAAATTGTTAAAGCCGGTACCCCCTGGCTACGGCGGCTGGAGGCCATCTCCCGCCCCCGCCTGACCTTTGTCTGCACCACCCTGCCGGGGCGTACGGTGATCGGTATTGCCATTGCGCTGATGGCGATCTCGATGATGCTGCCTATCCCCCTGACCAATACTCTCCCTGCCATCGGCATTTTTGTCACCGGCTTTGGCCTGCTCGACGACGACGGTGCTATTAGTCTGGGGGGGCTGGTGCTCTGCCTCATGGGCGGCATTCTCACCACGCTGATTTTGACCTTTGGCTACGAAGCCGTCAAAGCGGGTATAGACTTCATCCGCAGCGGCGGTCTCTAA
- a CDS encoding S8 family serine peptidase produces MATSPAEPLPPQGGPRSDFLGEILQRGGEELLLEKVPDRFTTRLTAAGALVPLQQRLNPIAVRAVAGGQLVEWQMADTDLETALATARRDGAVRFASHVYRLADSPRTWVYLSDQLTVQFAPATPAPTVDSILGGVGVAIEQPLEGMANTFVVRVTPDALENPIKIANRLIALESVLTAEPNLAIETESLYRPTDERYAQQWHLFHNGGASLAAGSHISAEAAWDVTRGARSVVIAVTDDGFDLNHPDLQGIGKLVAPLDLQDKDALPLPAKQNENHGTAVAGLAIGEENAIGIVGVAPGCAFLPLRTTGFIDDGAIEQLFDEAVRRGAAVIVCSWSPAANYFPLTLRQTNALTRAATLGRNGKGCVIVFSAGNANRPVSGTVNETQWPQNALSGPTRWLSGFAIHPDVIAVSASTSLGTKAAYSNWGEHIAVAAPSNNAPPTMTLPQVGNVQTGPPLSQFPPGRGMVTSDRTQGAGYSSNDYTNTFGGTSSSCPVVAGVAGLMLSVNPNLTARQVREILQATADKIVDRTPDPQLGLQYGTYDANGHSRWFGYGKVNAAAAVREAQRRALAGRQLGRLVQQQNQTRQGIPDNQPGGVESSIAVAATGTVTDIQVEVSIEHQFLGDISLTLVAPNGATALLQGRTLGRQTELRAAYSLSTTPVLMRFIGQPAQGTWRLRTVDQAAGATGSLLSWGLLLGVDG; encoded by the coding sequence ATGGCCACCTCCCCCGCCGAACCTCTCCCGCCCCAAGGCGGCCCCCGCAGCGATTTTCTTGGAGAGATCTTGCAGCGCGGCGGCGAAGAGCTGCTGCTGGAAAAAGTGCCCGATCGCTTCACCACGCGGCTGACCGCTGCAGGGGCGCTGGTGCCCCTGCAGCAGCGCCTCAACCCCATTGCGGTGCGCGCGGTGGCTGGGGGACAGCTGGTGGAGTGGCAGATGGCCGACACCGACTTAGAAACGGCTTTGGCAACGGCCCGCCGCGACGGGGCGGTGCGCTTTGCCAGCCACGTATACCGTCTGGCCGACAGCCCACGAACCTGGGTTTACCTGAGCGATCAGCTGACGGTACAGTTTGCCCCCGCCACCCCTGCACCCACCGTGGACTCGATTTTGGGGGGGGTGGGCGTCGCCATCGAACAGCCCCTGGAGGGCATGGCTAACACCTTTGTGGTGCGGGTCACCCCCGATGCCCTCGAAAACCCAATAAAAATCGCCAATCGCCTGATTGCCCTGGAGAGCGTGCTGACGGCGGAGCCCAACCTGGCTATCGAAACCGAAAGCCTTTACCGCCCTACCGACGAGCGCTATGCCCAGCAGTGGCACCTGTTTCACAACGGTGGAGCTAGTTTGGCGGCGGGGTCGCATATTTCTGCCGAGGCGGCCTGGGATGTGACGCGGGGGGCGCGATCGGTGGTAATTGCGGTCACTGACGACGGATTTGACCTCAATCATCCCGATCTCCAGGGCATCGGCAAACTGGTGGCACCGCTAGATCTGCAAGATAAAGACGCCCTGCCTCTGCCCGCCAAACAGAACGAAAACCACGGAACCGCCGTCGCCGGACTGGCCATTGGCGAAGAAAATGCGATCGGTATTGTGGGGGTGGCCCCCGGCTGTGCCTTTTTGCCCCTTCGCACCACCGGCTTTATCGACGACGGGGCAATTGAGCAGCTGTTTGACGAGGCGGTACGGCGGGGGGCCGCTGTGATCGTCTGTAGCTGGTCACCCGCGGCCAACTATTTCCCCCTCACCCTGCGGCAGACCAACGCGTTAACTCGGGCTGCCACCCTTGGACGCAACGGCAAGGGCTGCGTGATTGTGTTTTCGGCGGGCAACGCCAACCGCCCCGTCAGCGGCACTGTAAACGAAACCCAGTGGCCCCAAAACGCTCTCAGTGGCCCCACTCGGTGGCTGAGCGGGTTTGCGATTCACCCGGATGTGATTGCGGTGTCGGCCTCAACCAGCCTGGGCACCAAGGCGGCCTATAGCAACTGGGGCGAACACATTGCCGTGGCAGCCCCCAGCAACAACGCGCCCCCCACTATGACTCTGCCCCAGGTGGGCAATGTGCAAACCGGGCCGCCGCTCAGTCAGTTTCCGCCGGGGCGGGGGATGGTAACTAGCGATCGCACCCAGGGGGCGGGCTACTCCAGCAACGACTACACCAATACCTTTGGCGGCACCTCTAGCTCGTGCCCGGTGGTGGCGGGGGTGGCGGGGCTGATGCTCTCGGTCAACCCCAATCTGACGGCCCGGCAGGTGCGCGAAATTCTTCAGGCTACCGCCGACAAAATTGTCGATCGCACTCCCGATCCTCAGCTTGGCCTACAGTACGGCACCTACGATGCCAACGGCCACTCCCGGTGGTTTGGCTACGGCAAGGTCAATGCGGCGGCGGCGGTGCGTGAAGCCCAGCGGCGGGCTCTGGCGGGCCGCCAGCTGGGCCGCCTAGTGCAACAGCAAAACCAGACCCGTCAGGGCATCCCCGACAATCAGCCCGGCGGGGTGGAGAGCAGCATTGCGGTGGCCGCCACCGGCACCGTGACCGACATCCAGGTAGAGGTCAGCATCGAGCATCAGTTTTTGGGCGACATCAGCCTGACGCTGGTGGCTCCTAATGGAGCGACGGCTCTGCTGCAGGGCCGCACCCTGGGTCGCCAAACCGAGCTGCGCGCCGCCTATTCGCTGTCCACCACCCCCGTGCTGATGCGCTTCATTGGCCAGCCCGCCCAGGGCACCTGGCGACTGCGAACGGTCGATCAGGCTGCCGGTGCTACGGGCAGCCTGCTGAGCTGGGGGCTACTCCTGGGAGTGGATGGATGA
- a CDS encoding BolA family protein, with translation MITPDQVSAMIKSGLPDADVQVQDLTGGGDHYQVVVVSSQFAGRSLVQQHQLVYGAVREAMSSEAIHALALKTYTPEDWAAQRA, from the coding sequence ATGATTACTCCCGATCAGGTCAGCGCCATGATTAAGTCTGGCCTTCCCGACGCCGATGTGCAGGTGCAAGATTTGACCGGCGGCGGCGACCACTACCAGGTGGTGGTGGTGTCTTCGCAGTTTGCCGGGCGCAGTTTGGTGCAGCAGCATCAGCTGGTGTACGGGGCGGTGCGCGAGGCCATGTCCTCTGAGGCGATCCATGCGCTAGCCTTAAAGACCTATACCCCAGAAGATTGGGCCGCTCAACGCGCCTAA